In a genomic window of Aggregatimonas sangjinii:
- a CDS encoding DUF6642 family protein has translation MLEKRPQLPQEQATATTHFIYCLEAVDDIETDVVTEAEKSLEHLAMQYGIASIYNTCDTIEGLEESLNTLVLDDHYFKDYEIIYLIMTGEANSICLNDYYYSLQEIAEIFEGRLKGKILHFSNAKVLDLDEEEAQYFLDITGAKGVSGYGHPFDGITSSHLDKAFFNLFKEDDDMLAVVEELHQRHYNVCKLLDFRLYY, from the coding sequence TTGTTAGAAAAAAGACCGCAGTTGCCCCAAGAACAAGCAACAGCTACAACGCACTTTATTTACTGCTTGGAAGCGGTTGACGATATCGAAACGGACGTAGTTACCGAAGCGGAAAAAAGCCTTGAGCATTTGGCCATGCAGTATGGTATAGCCAGTATTTATAACACCTGCGACACCATTGAAGGCTTGGAAGAGAGTTTGAATACCTTGGTCTTGGATGATCATTATTTTAAGGATTACGAAATCATCTACTTGATCATGACAGGGGAAGCCAACAGTATTTGTCTCAACGATTATTACTACAGTCTACAGGAAATCGCGGAAATTTTTGAGGGAAGGCTAAAGGGGAAGATTTTACATTTTTCGAATGCCAAAGTGTTGGATCTGGACGAAGAGGAAGCGCAATATTTTTTGGATATCACCGGTGCCAAAGGGGTTTCCGGGTATGGTCATCCTTTTGATGGGATAACGAGCTCCCATCTCGATAAAGCCTTCTTCAACCTATTCAAAGAGGACGATGATATGCTGGCCGTGGTAGAAGAATTGCATCAGCGGCATTACAATGTCTGTAAATTATTGGATTTTAGATTGTACTATTAA